The window TCACGCGCGACAATCGGCGTCAGAAAGAGCGCGCCAAACAGAAAGGCGAACATCATCGCCGTGGTGGCTTCGTAACGGCGCAACGCCACCCGCCCAAACAGCCCCAACGTCGCATACGTCGCCGCGCTTCCCACCCCGACCAGCAAGCCCAAGAGTGTCACATGGCGCGCCGTCGCCGACCAGAGCCCCGCCACCAACGTGGAGCCAAGCAACACGAATACCAACGCTGCCACCTTCGCGCGGCTCATCGGTTCCCCGAACAAACGCCACGACGCCACCGCCACGAATGCCGGCGCTGTGTACAACAACACCACCGCCACAGGCACAGGGTTGATGTGCACCGACGTCGCATAGAGCACGAAAAACGCCGCCACGCTGAGAAACCCGTATGCTGCAAAAAAGGGAAGGTCGCGCCGGGCGACATGGAGCCAGGACGGCCGCCACACACGGGCAACAACCAGGAGCGTCAGCCCGCCCATGAGCGCCCGCAGAAAACTGATGTCAATGGCGGTGAGCGCCGTATCACGCTGCAAAATGTGCATGATGGGCCCCAACGTGCCCCAAAAAAGCGCCGCGCTGATGACACACAATGCACCAAGCCAGGTTCGCTGGGGAGTCTGTTGCATGGCGGTGTCCTTGATTGGTTGGGTTGATGTGCCAGTGTGGGAATAGTACGAAGAGGATACTGCAAGGCAAACATGCCAGCGCAGAGCGCAGAAAGCCCCACGTGTTGCCGCGCTCTCGCCTCTCTTCTTTGTCCCTTTTCAAGAGCGGGGTATCTTTTCACCTGGAAACACATAGAACGAAACGGAGCCGAGAGACAAATGCGTCTAGACAAACTCAACAAGACACGTTTCATCCTGCTCGCCGTGCTGTTGGCGCTGGTCGTTCCACTGGCTGCGTCTGCTCAAGAAGGTGATGGAGTGATTGAGGTCAACGTACTGATGGGCACCGCTGATGTTGCGCTGCCCGAAAATCTTGAAGCGGAACTCCTGTTCCTGCCAAACGGGCAAGGGCCGCCCGTCATCACCTCCGCGCCACTCAACGCCGATGGGAGCGTCCGTTTTGAGGGGCTTGACACCGCCCCCCAACATGTCTATCTGGTGCGCGTCACCTACGAAGGACAACCCTATTTCAGCGAGTTGCTGCAATTCGCCGAAGGCGAAACCGCGCTGACAACCCACATCACGATTTACGCCCCCTCACGCGATTGGTCGGTCGTTGACGTCCAGCGCGTCAATATGATTCTCGATGTGAGCGACGGTCATTGGATTGTGGGGGCGCTCTACGCGTTGAACAACCCCACCGACCGCCTGCTGGTCGCTGACCAAAGCGAAGGCGGGTTCTTTATTCCACTTCCGAGCAACGCCCAAGGGCTCACGTTCCAAGAACAAACGCTGCAAGAAGCCGCCGAGGTCACCCCCGACGGCGTGCGCGTGCGGATGACCCTGCCGCCGGGTGAAACGCCGCTCGTGCTTTCCTACGTCCTGCCCT of the Ardenticatena maritima genome contains:
- a CDS encoding DMT family transporter; this translates as MQQTPQRTWLGALCVISAALFWGTLGPIMHILQRDTALTAIDISFLRALMGGLTLLVVARVWRPSWLHVARRDLPFFAAYGFLSVAAFFVLYATSVHINPVPVAVVLLYTAPAFVAVASWRLFGEPMSRAKVAALVFVLLGSTLVAGLWSATARHVTLLGLLVGVGSAATYATLGLFGRVALRRYEATTAMMFAFLFGALFLTPIVARDAPAILAAFRTHGVLILIMGLIPTAASYVLYTLGLKWLLPGQASILATIEPVVGTVLAWLWLGQRIDALQILGGVCILGSVLILQRDIETTAEAA